From Gammaproteobacteria bacterium:
TGTTCTGCGAGAAGGGCCGCCAGGTGGTCTGCGGCGCCAGTGAGGAAGCGGGCGGCGGCATTACACTATCTCGACGCGCGCGCCTTCCTTTTCCAGCCAGCGCTTACGTTCCGGCGAGCGTTTTTTCGCCAGCAGCATGTCCATCAGCGGCAGCGGGTCGCCGTCGCAGGTCAGTTCCATCAGGCGGCGGCTCGCCGGCGACATCGTGGACTCGCGCAGTTGCGCCGGGTTCATCTCGCCCAGCCCCTTGAAGCGGATGACCTGCGCCGCGCCGCGCGCCTTTGCGCGCGTCTTTGCCGATTTTGCCGGTTTTTCCAGTTCTGCCAGGATGGCGTCGCGTTCGTTTTCATCCTGCGCATAATAAACGCTTTTGCCGGCGTCAATCCGAAACAGCGGCGGCAGCGCGACGAAAATGCGGCGCGCCTCCACCAGCGGGCGGAAGTGTTTCAGAAACAGCGCCGCCAGCAGCGTCGAGATGTGCAAGCCGTCGGAGTCGGCGTCGGCGAGAATGCAAATCTTGCCGTAGCGCAGGCGGCTGAGGTCGGCGCTGCCGGGCGCGACATCAATCGCCGTCGCGATGTCGCTGATTTCCCTTGAATCCAGTATCTCGCCGGTGTCGCTCTCCCAGGTGTTGAGGATTTTTCCGCGCAGCGGCAGCACCGCCTGAAACGCCTTGTCGCGCGCCTGCTTGGCCGAGCCGCCGGCGGAGTCGCCCTCAACCAGAAACAACTCCGAATCCTCGACATCGCGCGCGAGGCAGTCGGCCAGTTTGCCCGGCAGGCGCGGGCCGGACACCCGCGCGCGCCGGACGCCGCGGCTTTTCTTGCGCGCGCGCGCGTTCTCCAGCACCGCCTCGACCAGCGTCTTGCCGGCGGCGGCGGCCTCGTTCAGCCACAGACTGAACGCATCGCGCGCCAGTTTCTGCACCAGCGCGCCGCCCTCCTTTGACACGAGGCGCTCCTTGGTCTGCCCGGCGAAGCGCGGGTTGTCCATCTTCAGCGACAGCACGAAAGCGGCGCCGCGCCAGACATCGTCCGGCATCAGCCGGACGCCGCGCGGCAGCAGGCCGTGCAGTTGCGCGAACTCGCGCAGCGCCTCGGTCAGGCCGGCGCGCAGC
This genomic window contains:
- a CDS encoding toprim domain-containing protein; amino-acid sequence: CGERELDDAQELRWCLNWFADDGAAVAESYVNLVPTPGGGSHVSGLRAGLTEALREFAQLHGLLPRGVRLMPDDVWRGAAFVLSLKMDNPRFAGQTKERLVSKEGGALVQKLARDAFSLWLNEAAAAGKTLVEAVLENARARKKSRGVRRARVSGPRLPGKLADCLARDVEDSELFLVEGDSAGGSAKQARDKAFQAVLPLRGKILNTWESDTGEILDSREISDIATAIDVAPGSADLSRLRYGKICILADADSDGLHISTLLAALFLKHFRPLVEARRIFVALPPLFRIDAGKSVYYAQDENERDAILAELEKPAKSAKTRAKARGAAQVIRFKGLGEMNPAQLRESTMSPASRRLMELTCDGDPLPLMDMLLAKKRSPERKRWLEKEGARVEIV